From the Sphingobium yanoikuyae genome, the window CGGGGAGGAAGGGCGTTTTACTGGGTGCCTTCGGCATACCAGGTGCGGAATTCGGCATATTTGGGCATTTCTTCCGAATTGGCCTTGGGGTCGATCACGACATGGACGACGCCCGGCTTGCCGCTGGCATAGGCACGCGCGATCGCCGGCTTGATGTCCTCCGCGCGGGTCACATATTCGCCGTGGCAGCCAAAGCCCTCGCCGATCTTGTCGAAGCGGACTTCCTTGCTCCAATGGGTGCCGGTTTCTTCCGTGCCCTGGCCGAAGGTGCGCTTGTAGACGCCCACTTCCAGGCCCCACTGATTATCCACGCCGACGACGCAGACCAGCGGCAGCTTGGTGCGGACCGCCACTTCCAGTTCGGCGATATGGAACATGAAGCTGCTGTCGGAGGTCAGCAACAGGCCCGGACGGCTGACGCCAGTCGCCGCCTTGTCCGCCAGCATCGCGCCGGTGGCATAGGGAATGCCGGTGCCGATATGGCCGAAATTCTGGTTCCAGATGACGTCGTTCGGCTTGCACTGCGAATAGGTCCACTGGAAGATCACGCCGGCGCCGCCGTCGCGGATCAGGATGCCGTCCTTGGGGAAGGCCTCGGTTGCTTCCACCGCCAGGCGGGCGGGATGGATCGGCAGGTCGCCGGTGCCGTCGCTCTTGGTGCGCGATTCCGCCGCCAGTTCGTCCAGCTCGGCCTGGCCGTCGCGCATGAAGGCTTCCAGCATCGGTGCAGGCGCGCGCGGCGTATCCTTCAGCGCCTCGACCAGCTGCGGCACGACGCCGCGCAGGTCGCCGACCAGCGGCACGTCGATCGGCCGGTTGACGCCGATCGCAGCGGGATCCTGCTCGACATAGATCCATTTGCGGATCGCTTCATTCTTCATCCAGTAGCGCCATTTGCCGAAATGGACCGGCTCGCCCAGTTCGGTGCCCAGCGCCAGCACCAGATCCGATTCCGTGACCGCCTCGATCGACGCCTTGGAGAAGACGTACTGGAAAGTGCGATCTTCCAGCCCCTTGATATAGCTTGTGCCGCCTGAGGTCTGGATCACCGGGCAGTTCATCAGGTCCGCCAGCTGCTTCACCGCCGCGCCCGAGCGCGAGGTGTGGACGGCATGACCGACAAGCAGGATCGGGTTCTTGGCGGCGCGGATCAGATCGGCTGCTTCCTTGACCCGGTCGATGTCAGCGCCCTGGTTGACCAGTCGATAGCGATCCGGCGCCAGCGGCGCGGGCAGGTCCAGCTCTTCCAGGATGATGTGGCTGGGATATTCGATATAGACCGGGCCGGGGGTGCCGCCCATCGCCTTGCGGATGCCCTCGCGCACGACCTCGTCGGTCTGGTCGGCATATTCGATCGAGGCGGCATATTTCACGCTATTCTCGAACAGCGGCATCTGCTTCACGAACTGGATACGGCCACGACGGACGCGCTGTTCGGTGACGCGGGCGCGCTGGCCCGACAGGAAGATGACCGGCGAATTTTCGACCAGCGCGCACTGGATGGCGGGCGCCATATTGGCGATGCCCGGCCCCAGCGTGCCGATGGCGACGGCGGGCTTGCCGGTGATGCGCGACGCGGCCTCGGCCATGAAGCCGGCAGCGGCCTCATGATGGGGCGCAACCACGGTCCAGCCGCGCCGTTCGGCCTCCAGGAACATGTGGACGAAATTGGGATCGGGAATGCCGAACAGCGTGTTGATGCCTTCGGCCTCGAACAGGTCCAGCATCCGCTTGTAGACCGGCGTGCCCTTCTTGTCGGTGGCGTTCACGTTGACGGCGGGCTTGGGATCGTCATAGCTCATTTGAGTAACCTCGGTGCGCCCGTACCCATGTACGTGGCTAGGTTGCGGTGGAAATTGGTGATCTTGCGTTCCTGGTGCGGGTTGGGCAGCGGTCCGCGGAAGCCGCGCGACTTCATGCCCTTCTGCACCCATTCCATGTTGGAGAAGTCCTGGGCGAGGACGGCGCCCCAGCCCTCGGCGGTGGCCTCCGTCTCTTCCCATTCGGTCACCGGCACTTCGCCTTCGGGAAAGCGCTCGATCGCGTAGGATTCAAAGATGCACATGTCGGGATCGTCGCCATAGGGACGGGTGCGGTAGCAAAGGGCGAAGGTGATCCCCTGCAGCACCGACATGTTGGGAAAGACGTGCCAGGCGAGGCCCGCCTCGGCCATCACCTCGGGCGGGATTTCCGGCCAGATGACGCCGCGTGCGGCATCGTCCGCCTTGGCGGATTTCAGCCAATGGGCGATGACGTCGCCGGCCGCCGTGCCCTCGGGCAGTTCGTCGACCAGCCGGCTCGCCGCATTGACCAAGGTCTCGGTCGAGGCGGCATAGTTCAGCGTCTCGTAATTCTCGCGGATCAGCTCATAGGTGGAGCGGCGCGGATCATCGCCCTTCCCCGCGCGGGTGACGCTGCTGCTCTGGCTCATCTGGAAGGCCGGGTCGCGCTGGTCGAAACCGCTTACCCCATGCAGGCCATAGGCCGCGCTATATGCGTAATAATCGCCATAATCGAGCAGCTGGGTATGGGTGCCCGCGACATGATAAGGCTCCATGAAAGCCTCCAGCGCGGTCTTCCAATTGGCCGGATAGACCACCCATTTGCGCCATTTGTAGCGCATCTTGTCCATTTCGAAGTGGGACAGGATGCGACCGGCATCGCCCAGGAAATCGATCAGCGGCTCGGCATTGAGGTCCATGTGGATCCAGATCCAGCCGCCCCATATGTCGATCTTCACATCCGACAGGCGGGTGCATTCGGCATTGAGCGCGCCCTGCCAGTCCTGCGGGTCGAGGATGTAGGTGTTGTTGCCCTCGGTATCGAAGGTCCAGCCATGGAAGCCGCAGACGAAGCTGCGCCGGTTCTTGCCGCGCACCGAATGCACGTCCTTGGGCACGTCGACCAGCTGGCGGCCGCGATGCGGGCAGACATTGAAGAAGGCGCGCAACGTGTCGGGCGCGGTCCGCACGATGATGATCGACTCATCGCAAATGTCGTAGGTCATCCAGTCGCCGACATCGGGCAGTTCCTCGACCCGCGCCGCCATCTGCCAGACATGGGGCCACAGCTTTTCCTTCTCCGCCAGGGCATAATCCTTCGACAGGAATGCCTCGGTCGGGTAGGTCAGCGGCTTGGCCAGCGCCTCCACATCGATATTGTCGATCTTGCTCATGGCATCCTCCTGCAACGTCCGCGTTGCCCGCTGGGTACGGCCCGCGAGTCCGCTCGCCGGGTCCGCAAGGACAATATTTTCAACCTGCCTATCGCAACTGGCGGGAGCGCCCCAAGGGAAGAGCGGCGACCGCCACGAACCATCCCCGGGGCGATCCGGCCCATGGCTCAGGACCGCAATTCCATGCCGTCCAGATCACCCTTCGCGCGCCAGTCCTGCACCAGTTTCTGGAATGCGCCCCAGCCCGGACCATAGCCGCGGAACAAAGCCCAGGGCGCCTTCACCTGGCCTTCATTGGTGAAATAGCTGGGGGTACATTCCTGCTGGAAGGCGGTCATGTCGATTTCCATTTCCTCGAAATGGCGGACATAATCCTCCTGCCCCTGCAGGGTGGTCTCGACCACCTTGGCGCCCTTATCCATCACCGCATGGATGATATGGGCGATATGCTCCGCCTGGCGGCCGAACTGTTCGGTCACGCTGGCGTTGAGGCCGCCCTGGATATAGCCGATGAAGAACTGGTTGGGGAAACCATGGGTCATGGTGCCGTGCAGGGTACGCGGGCCATTGGCCCAATGATCGTAGATGGACAGGCCATCGCGCCCTTCCACCGCATCGATGCCCCAGCGGCGCTTCAGCTCGCTCGTCACCTCGAAACCGCTGGCGAAGATGATGCAGTCGACCTCATATTCGACGCCGCCCGACACGAAGCCCTTTTCGGTGATCTTCTCCAGCCCCTTGCTGTCGGCGACATCGATCAGCGTGACATTGGGCCGGTTGAAAGTCGGGTAGAACTCATTGCTCGACAGCGGACGCTTGCAGAGGAAGCGATACCAGGGCTTCAGGGCCTCGGCCGTCGCCTTGTCCTCGACCATCTCGTCGACGCGGGCGCGCAGCCGCTCCATCACGCGATAATCGACCACTTCGCGCTTGGCCATGAATTGCTCGATCGACATTTCCGGCCAGCCCTCGGCCTCCAGTTCGGCCGACAGGTTGCGGGCGATCTCGGTCCAGATGTCGCAGATCAGGTCAGGCTCGCCCGGCGCAAAGGATTCCATCGCGGCGCGGTGGAAATTGGCCTGGCGATCGGCCTGCCAGCCGGGTTGGAGCGATGCCGCCCAGTCGGCGTCGGTCGCCGGATTGGGCCGTTCGTCCACGGTCGATGGCGTGCGCTGGATGACATAAAGCTGCTTGGCGTAGCGGCCGAGATAGGGCACCGCCTGGATCGCGGTCGCGCCGGTGCCGATGATGGCGACGCGCTTGTCGGCCAGTTTGTCGAGCACCGGATTGGCGTAGCTGCCGCCGCTATAATCATAGTCCCAGCGGGCGGTGTGGAAGATCTTGCCCTTGAAGCTGTTGATGCCGGCGATGCCGGGCAGCTTGGGCATGTTGAGCACGCCGCAGCCCATCACCACGAAGCGGGCCAGCAGTTCGTCGCCCCGGCTGGTGCCGACGCGCCAGCGCTGGATCGTCTCGTCCCATTTCAGCGAGGTGATGAGCGTGTGGAACAGCGCCTTGTCAGCGAAACCGAAGCTTTCGGCGATCTGGCGGCAATAGGCCTGGATCTCCGCGCCGTCGGCGAATTTCTTCGACGGCATGAAGCCGGTTTCTTCCAGCAGCGGCAGATAGCAATAGGCGTCATTGTCGCACTGGATGCCGGGATAGCGATTCCAGTACCAGACGCCGCCGAAATCGCCGCCATGGTCGATGTTGCGGAAATTGGTGACGCCCTGCCTGGTCAGATGATAGCCGGCGAGCAGGCCAGCAAAGCCCGCGCCCAGCACCACGACATCCAGTTCCTCGACGATCGGGTCGCGCGCGACGACCGGCATATGCGGGTCGACGTCATAGCTGTGCGTCGTGTCGTCGGTGGTCGGCCGATATTGGCCTTCCCGGTCGGCGCGCATCCGCTTGTCGCGCTCGGCGCGATATTTCTCGCGCAGGGTCGGGATATCGAATGTGTCAGCCGCAGGCGTCTGCGTCGGCTTGCAGGTCATGACCTCTCCTGGGGATCGCTGTTCTCGCCATTTTGTTAATCAACACATATGTTGACTTGCAATGGCGGAGCGGCGGGCCGGCGCTGTTAGCGCTGTGGCGATCCCTTGGCGGCCTTCTGGCCGCGGCGCTGCCCTGAATATGGGCAGTCAGCGGGAGAGGTAGTCAGTCGTCAGCTGGCGCGCCGATCAGGCGGCGCGGGCCAGCTTTTCTTCCTTGGCGACCGGGAAGGTCACGACGTCGGCCGAAACCGGCTCGGCAGCGGGGGTCAGCGCGGCGATATAACGCTCGGCGGTGACGACGTCCCGGCGATAGGCGAAATAGAGCGAGATGAGCGAAAACATAAGAACCTCGGACAAGAATATTGCTGCGTCGCAGCATCGAGGTTCATCTGGTCTTCCCCGGCTTTTTTCGCAAATGCAAAGGCGCCAAGGCCAGTTGCACGAAACGCCATCGACCGGTTGCGCGCCTTGCAACGGCAACCGGTCGATGGCGATCAGACCCGGCCGGTGACCGGAATCAGCGCGCCGGTGATCGGCGCGGCGGCGGGCGACAGCAGGAAGGCGATCACCCCGCCCAGCGCCTCCGGCGAGACCCAGCGGCTGACATCCGCGTCGGGCATGTCGGCGCGGTTGGCCGGCGTGTCGATGATGCTGGGCAGCACCGCATTCACGCGCACGCCCGCATCCTTCAACTCTTCGGCCAGCGCCTCGGTCAGGCGCGCGACGCCGGCCTTGGACGCGGCATAGGCGCCCATGCCGGCCGCCGCCTTTGCCGACGCCGCGGCGCCGATATTGACGATCGCGCCGCCGCCATCGCGCAGCAGCGGCAACAAGGCGCGAGTCGCGATCAGCGCGGTGCGGACATTCATGCCATAGAGCCGGTCCCAGGTGGCGACCGACCCATCCTCCACCGTCTCCCAGCTGAAACCGCCGGCGATATTGACCAGCGCGTCGAGCCCGCCCAGCGCTTCGCCGATCTTCTCGGCTGCGCCGGCCATCGCCTGCTCGTCGGACAGGTCGATGCCGCCCAGCGCCAGGTCGACGTTGTCGGCCGGCACATCGCCCAGGTCGATACCCGCCACCGTCCAGCCGGCCGCACGCAGCACCTGCACCGCCGCCCGGCCCAGCGCACCGGCCGCGCCAGTTACCGCCACCACTCCCGCCATCATCATCCCCTTTCGATAGTCTGCGTCAGATCCCGGACATGCACAGATATTTGATCTCGACATAGTCCTCGATGCCATGGCGCGATCCTTCGCGGCCCATGCCCGATTCCTTGATGCCGCCGAACGGCGCCACTTCGGTCGAGATGAGGCCGGTGTTGATGCCGACCATGCCGACCTCCAGCGCCTCGCCCACGCGCCAGGCGCGCGACAGGTCGCGGGTATAGAAATAGCCCGACAGGCCAACCTCGGTGGCGTTGGCCAGCGCCACCGCCTCCTCTTCCGTGTCGAACAGGAACAGCGCGGCGAGTGGCCCGAACGTCTCCTCGTCGGCCAGCTTCATCTCCGGCGTGCAGCCGCTGATGATGGTCGGCTCGAAGAAGCTGTGGCCCAGGGCATGGCGATGCCCGCCACTCACCAGCGTGCCGCCCTTGGCCAGCGCGTCGGCGACATGTTCCTCGACCTTCTCCACCGCCTTCTCGTCGATCAGCGGCCCCTGGGTGACGCCCGCCTCGGTGCCCGGCCCGACCTTGAGCTTCGCGACGGCGGCTTTCAGCTTCTCGGCAAAGGCCGGCGCGACGTCGCGCTGGACAAGGATGCGGTTGACGCAGACGCAGGTCTGGCCGCTGTTGCGATATTTGGACGCGATCGCGCCTTCGACCGCCGCATCCAGATCGGCGTCGGCAAAGACGATGAAGGGCGCATTGCCGCCCAGTTCCATCGACAGCTTCTTCATCGTCGGCGCGCATTGCGCCATCAGCGTCTTGCCGACCTCGGTCGATCCGGTGAAGC encodes:
- a CDS encoding thiamine pyrophosphate-binding protein — its product is MSYDDPKPAVNVNATDKKGTPVYKRMLDLFEAEGINTLFGIPDPNFVHMFLEAERRGWTVVAPHHEAAAGFMAEAASRITGKPAVAIGTLGPGIANMAPAIQCALVENSPVIFLSGQRARVTEQRVRRGRIQFVKQMPLFENSVKYAASIEYADQTDEVVREGIRKAMGGTPGPVYIEYPSHIILEELDLPAPLAPDRYRLVNQGADIDRVKEAADLIRAAKNPILLVGHAVHTSRSGAAVKQLADLMNCPVIQTSGGTSYIKGLEDRTFQYVFSKASIEAVTESDLVLALGTELGEPVHFGKWRYWMKNEAIRKWIYVEQDPAAIGVNRPIDVPLVGDLRGVVPQLVEALKDTPRAPAPMLEAFMRDGQAELDELAAESRTKSDGTGDLPIHPARLAVEATEAFPKDGILIRDGGAGVIFQWTYSQCKPNDVIWNQNFGHIGTGIPYATGAMLADKAATGVSRPGLLLTSDSSFMFHIAELEVAVRTKLPLVCVVGVDNQWGLEVGVYKRTFGQGTEETGTHWSKEVRFDKIGEGFGCHGEYVTRAEDIKPAIARAYASGKPGVVHVVIDPKANSEEMPKYAEFRTWYAEGTQ
- a CDS encoding aromatic ring-hydroxylating oxygenase subunit alpha encodes the protein MSKIDNIDVEALAKPLTYPTEAFLSKDYALAEKEKLWPHVWQMAARVEELPDVGDWMTYDICDESIIIVRTAPDTLRAFFNVCPHRGRQLVDVPKDVHSVRGKNRRSFVCGFHGWTFDTEGNNTYILDPQDWQGALNAECTRLSDVKIDIWGGWIWIHMDLNAEPLIDFLGDAGRILSHFEMDKMRYKWRKWVVYPANWKTALEAFMEPYHVAGTHTQLLDYGDYYAYSAAYGLHGVSGFDQRDPAFQMSQSSSVTRAGKGDDPRRSTYELIRENYETLNYAASTETLVNAASRLVDELPEGTAAGDVIAHWLKSAKADDAARGVIWPEIPPEVMAEAGLAWHVFPNMSVLQGITFALCYRTRPYGDDPDMCIFESYAIERFPEGEVPVTEWEETEATAEGWGAVLAQDFSNMEWVQKGMKSRGFRGPLPNPHQERKITNFHRNLATYMGTGAPRLLK
- a CDS encoding flavin-containing monooxygenase; this translates as MTCKPTQTPAADTFDIPTLREKYRAERDKRMRADREGQYRPTTDDTTHSYDVDPHMPVVARDPIVEELDVVVLGAGFAGLLAGYHLTRQGVTNFRNIDHGGDFGGVWYWNRYPGIQCDNDAYCYLPLLEETGFMPSKKFADGAEIQAYCRQIAESFGFADKALFHTLITSLKWDETIQRWRVGTSRGDELLARFVVMGCGVLNMPKLPGIAGINSFKGKIFHTARWDYDYSGGSYANPVLDKLADKRVAIIGTGATAIQAVPYLGRYAKQLYVIQRTPSTVDERPNPATDADWAASLQPGWQADRQANFHRAAMESFAPGEPDLICDIWTEIARNLSAELEAEGWPEMSIEQFMAKREVVDYRVMERLRARVDEMVEDKATAEALKPWYRFLCKRPLSSNEFYPTFNRPNVTLIDVADSKGLEKITEKGFVSGGVEYEVDCIIFASGFEVTSELKRRWGIDAVEGRDGLSIYDHWANGPRTLHGTMTHGFPNQFFIGYIQGGLNASVTEQFGRQAEHIAHIIHAVMDKGAKVVETTLQGQEDYVRHFEEMEIDMTAFQQECTPSYFTNEGQVKAPWALFRGYGPGWGAFQKLVQDWRAKGDLDGMELRS
- a CDS encoding SDR family NAD(P)-dependent oxidoreductase; translation: MMMAGVVAVTGAAGALGRAAVQVLRAAGWTVAGIDLGDVPADNVDLALGGIDLSDEQAMAGAAEKIGEALGGLDALVNIAGGFSWETVEDGSVATWDRLYGMNVRTALIATRALLPLLRDGGGAIVNIGAAASAKAAAGMGAYAASKAGVARLTEALAEELKDAGVRVNAVLPSIIDTPANRADMPDADVSRWVSPEALGGVIAFLLSPAAAPITGALIPVTGRV
- a CDS encoding NAD-dependent succinate-semialdehyde dehydrogenase; protein product: MTIALADPSLLREQCYVDGQWIGAASIDVTDPATDERLAGIPAIDEAGTRAAIEAAEAALPEWKAKTAAERSRILRRWFELLIAHQDDLAMILTREQGKALAEAKGEIAYAASFIEWFGEEAKRIYGEIIPSHRADSRIVVIKQPVGVVAAITPWNFPAAMITRKAAPALAAGCTMVLKPATQTPLTALALAVLAERAGVPKGVFNVVTGSSRVIGAELTGNPLVRKLSFTGSTEVGKTLMAQCAPTMKKLSMELGGNAPFIVFADADLDAAVEGAIASKYRNSGQTCVCVNRILVQRDVAPAFAEKLKAAVAKLKVGPGTEAGVTQGPLIDEKAVEKVEEHVADALAKGGTLVSGGHRHALGHSFFEPTIISGCTPEMKLADEETFGPLAALFLFDTEEEAVALANATEVGLSGYFYTRDLSRAWRVGEALEVGMVGINTGLISTEVAPFGGIKESGMGREGSRHGIEDYVEIKYLCMSGI